A portion of the Anabas testudineus chromosome 22, fAnaTes1.2, whole genome shotgun sequence genome contains these proteins:
- the tbc1d13 gene encoding TBC1 domain family member 13, which translates to MSTAYKNRIQEFKVALSEENINLKTLRELCFNGIPFEGGIRALCWKILLNYLPLDQSLWESFLKKQREVYSQFLKEMIIQPGIAKANLGLSREDVTMEDHPLNPNPDSRWNTYFKDNEILLQIDKDVRRLYPDMAFFQRPTEYPCQLILDPQNDYETLRRRVEQTTLKAQTVNRNRSGVTNVSSPGKALNLYPSNEYEVLPNGSEAHWEVVERILFIYAKLNPGIAYVQGMNEIVGPIYYTFATDPNSQWKEHAEADTFFCFTNLMSENRDNFIKSLDDSQCGITYKMESVYSMLKDKDLELYLKLEEQNIKPQYFTFRWLTLLLSQEFLLPDVIRIWDTLFSDEDRFHFLILVCCAMLILIRDNILAGDFTMNMRLLQDYPISDVHTILTKAKELQDNL; encoded by the exons ATGTCTACTGCGTACAAAAACAG AATACAGGAGTTCAAAGTAGCCTTGAGTGAAGAAAATATAAACCTGAAGACTCTGAGGGAACTGTGCTTTAATG GAATCCCATTTGAAGGAGGCATACGAGCACTTTGCTGGAAA ATCCTGCTTAATTACCTACCTCTTGACCAGTCATTATGGGAATCTTTCCTCAAAAAGCAGAG GGAGGTCTACTcgcagtttttaaaagaaatgatcaTCCAACCTGGCATTGCCAAAGCCAACTTGGGCCTCTCCAGAGAAGATGTGACTATGGAGGACCAT CCTCTAAATCCAAACCCAGACAGCAGGTGGAATACCTACTTTAAAGATAATGAAATTCTGCTACAGATCGACAAGGATGTAAG gCGGCTGTACCCAGACATGGCGTTCTTCCAGCGTCCTACTGAATACCCCTGCCAGCTTATCTTGGATCCTCAGAATGATTATGAGACACTTCGCCGCCGTGTTGAACAAACCACCCTGAAAGCACAAACTGTAAATCGCAACCGCAGTGGAGTCACCAAT GTGAGTTCTCCTGGAAAAGCGTTGAACCTGTATCCATCTAACGAATATGAGGTGCTGCCCAATGGGAGTGAAGCTCACTGGGAGGTAGTGGAGCGGATCCTCTTCATCTATGCCAAACTCAATCCTGGCATTGCCTACGTACAGGGCATGAATGAGATTGTTGGGCCAATTTACTACACCTTTGCCACAGACCCCAACAGTCAGTGGAAAG AGCATGCTGAAGCAGAcactttcttctgtttcacCAACCTGAtgtcagagaacagagacaacTTTATTAAGAGCCTGGATGACTCTCAGTGTGGCATCACCTACAAGATGGAGAGTGTGTACTCTATGCTCAAAGACAAAGACCTGGAGCTCTATCTTAAGCTG GAAGAGCAGAACATCAAACCCCAGTATTTCACTTTCCGCTGGCTGACCTTGTTGTTATCTCAGGAGTTCCTTCTGCCAGATGTCATCCGCATCTGGGACACCCTGTTTTCTGATGAGGACCGATTCCACTTCCTCatcctggtctgctgcgccaTGCTCAT aCTCATCAGAGACAACATATTGGCAGGAGACTTCACAATGAATATGAGATTACTGCAG GATTATCCCATCTCAGATGTCCACACCATCTTGACCAAGGCCAAAGAACTGCAAGATAACTTGTAA
- the zer1 gene encoding protein zer-1 homolog, with protein sequence MAAKAGDNPDSLMTLATVFCLRNLRKTMCYQGFRNKLCLRSDIFLPSEICDKLVNIYMDLVLTDSNFEPEESFFQLFSDPRSTRLTRVQLREDFVRDRDLEAIRKQDLIELHLTYCNSLSSRSLKTLTCFRETLVSLCLFGCSHIFYRKGGAPLACNEDSEDEDEESPASRQALETDFSFQGFNRLRLLNLGGLPDEVDAETLLKPLKSLTSLDLSNVQLLGTAFLTQWKDRLASLVLYNVDLSEELVSTVVELVNLRHLDISRETRRASKFKMTRKILTAIVQRLVNLVSLDISGHIMLDNCTVPHFEEAMGRPSIEPCKSSIYPFQDLKRPLQFLGLYDTTLCNVTHIPAYKVTGSKNEDQVLNAIEAYTEFRPELAHRAINQLFDIARIQHCSQLLRALQLVIAALKCHKYDKSIQVTGSAALFYLTNTEYRSDQSVRLRREVIQVVLNGMEQYQEVTVQRNCCLTLCNFSIPEELEFQYSRVNQLLLKILEPARQDESIQRIAVHLCNALVCQVDNHHKEAVGKMGFVKTMLNLIQKKLQDRMCDQVMEFSWSALWNITDETPDNCQMFLNCRGMSLFLECLQEFPDKQELHRNMLGLLGNVAEVKALRPQLLTPQFITVFSNLLDSKADGIEVSYNACGVLSHIMFDGPEAWMMEEPRRDTVMEKMWDAIQSWDVSSRRNINYRSFEPILRLLPQSISPVSQHWATWALFNLVSVYPNKYCPLLIKEGGMHLLEKVLELESSQPETKDMAQKVMDQCENFKEDPMETNHAQEVNYGQRG encoded by the exons ATGGCAGCCAAAGCAGGAGACAACCCTGACAGCCTCATGACTCTGGCCACAGTCTTCTGCCTTAGGAACCTCAGGAAGACCATGTGCTACCAGGGATTCAGGAACAAGCTCTGCCTGCGTTCAGACATTTTCCTTCCCAGTGAAATCTGCGACAAGTTGGTCAACAT ATATATGGACTTAGTCCTCACAGACAGTAACTTTGAGCCAGAGGAGAGCTTCTTTCAACTATTCTCAGATCCTCGAAGCACCAGACTGACCCGGGTACAGCTTAGAGAAGACTTTGTACGTGACAGAGATCTGGAAGCCATTCGAAAACAG GACCTGATTGAGCTGCACCTCACCTACTGCAACAGTCTGTCATCCCGCAGCTTGAAAACACTGACCTGCTTCCGTGAGACATtggtgtctctctgtctttttggcTGCAGCCACATCTTCTACAGGAAAGGCGGTGCCCCACTTGCCTGCAATGAAGACTCAGAGGATGAGGACGAGGAGAGCCCTGCTTCTAGGCAAGCATTAGAGACAGATTTTAGCTTCCAGGGGTTCAACCGTCTCAGATTGCTAAATCTGGGAGGCCTACCTGATGAGGTGGATGCTGAGACCCTGCTCAAACCCCTGAAGTCGCTCACCTCACTAGATCTGTCTAATGTACAGTTGCTGGGAACAGCTTTCCTCACCCAGTGGAAAGATAGACTGGCTTCTCTTGTTCTCTACAATGTGGACCTGTCAGAAGAGTTGGTCAGTACAGTGGTGGAGCTTGTTAATCTCAG GCATCTTGACATCTCACGGGAGACCAGAAGAGCTTCAAAGTTTAAGATGACCAGGAAAATCCTGACAGCCATCGTGCAGCGTCTGGTCAATCTGGTGTCACTGGACATCTCAGGTCACATTATGCTGGACAACTGCACAGTTCCACACTTTGAAGAAGCTATGGGGCGGCCAAG CATTGAACCGTGCAAGAGCAGTATCTATCCTTTCCAGGATTTAAAGAGGCCCCTGCAGTTTCTGGGCTTATATGACACCACTCTCTGTAACGTAACACACATCCCTGCTTATAAG GTGACAGGATCAAAGAATGAAGACCAGGTCCTGAATGCCATTGAAGCCTACACAGAGTTTCGCCCTGAACTGGCCCACAGAGCCATCAATCAGCTCTTTGACATCGCCAGAATACAACACTGCAGCCAGCTGCTTCGGGCGTTGCAA CTTGTAATAGCAGCGTTGAAGTGTCATAAATATGATAAGAGTATCCAGGTGACGGGCAGCGCCGCTCTGTTCTACCTGACTAACACAGAGTACCGCAGTGACCAGAGCGTGCGATTGCGCAGAGAGGTCATTCAGGTGGTACTAAATGGAATGGAGCAGTACCAGGAGGTCACT GTCCAGAGGAACTGCTGCTTGACTCTGTGTAACTTCAGCATTCCAGAGGAGCTGGAGTTTCAGTACAGTCGTGTAAACCAGCTGCTGCTAAAAATCTTGGAGCCTGCCAGGCAGGATGAATCCATTCAAAGAATCGCTGTTCATCTCTGCAACGCTTTGGTTTGCCAGGTGGACAACCATCACAaggaagctgtgggaaagaTGGGATTTGTCAAG ACAATGTTAAATCTAATTCAGAAGAAGTTACAGGACAGAATG TGTGACCAGGTAATGGAGTTTTCCTGGAGCGCTCTATGGAACATCACTGATGAGACACCTGACAATTGTCAGATGTTTCTTAACTGTCGGGGCATGAGTCTCTTTCTGGAGTGTCTACAG GAATTTCCAGACAAGCAGGAGCTTCACCGCAACATGTTGGGCCTTTTGGGAAATGTTGCTGAGGTCAAAGCTCTGAGGCCACAGCTGCTCACCCCACAATTCATCACTGTATTCAG TAACCTGCTGGACAGTAAGGCAGATGGGATTGAGGTATCGTACAATGCATGTGGTGTCCTTTCACACATCATGTTTGATGGGCCAGAGGCTTGGATGATGGAAGAACCACGCAGAGACACAGTGATGGAAAAGATGTGGGACGCTATCCAAAGCTGGGATGTCAGCTCACGCCGCAACATCAACTACAG GTCATTCGAGCCCATCCTACGACTGCTGCCCCAGAGCATCTCACCTGTCAGCCAGCACTGGGCCACATGGGCTCTCTTCAACTTGGTGTCAGTTTACC CAAACAAGTACTGTCCCTTGCTGATTAAGGAAGGAGGAATGCATCTTTTGGAGAAAGTACTGGAACTGGAGAGCTCACAACCAGAGACCAAGGACATGGCCCA GAAGGTAATGGACCAGTGTGAAAACTTCAAAGAAGATCCCATGGAAACAAATCATGCCCAGGAGGTAAACTATGGACAAAGAGGTTGA